One Moorella sp. E308F DNA segment encodes these proteins:
- a CDS encoding TetR/AcrR family transcriptional regulator, with amino-acid sequence MTRATGDKRQQILAAATEIFAARGFYQAKIADIAAAAGVGKGTVYEYFRSKKDLFQQLLLYLSNTYLDRLQQVSQEPTLAGFLERLFRESLSEFQAHREIARILLSDHPPIDAATQRLLFATQQEKLHRLALYLQVAGKRGEMRPVSPRLAANLILGFIAALGHQLFFESDTDFDPASIASAATEMILQGIGG; translated from the coding sequence ATGACCCGCGCGACAGGCGACAAGCGCCAGCAGATCCTGGCCGCCGCCACCGAGATCTTTGCCGCCCGCGGCTTTTACCAGGCTAAAATAGCCGACATCGCCGCGGCCGCCGGGGTGGGGAAGGGGACCGTCTACGAGTATTTCCGCAGCAAAAAGGATCTCTTCCAGCAGCTGCTGCTGTATCTTTCCAACACCTACCTGGACCGCCTGCAGCAAGTGAGCCAGGAGCCGACCCTGGCCGGGTTCCTGGAGCGCCTTTTCAGGGAAAGCCTGAGCGAGTTCCAGGCTCACCGGGAAATTGCCAGAATTCTCTTGAGCGATCACCCGCCCATCGACGCCGCCACCCAGCGGCTGCTTTTCGCCACCCAACAAGAGAAGCTGCACCGCCTGGCGCTTTATCTCCAGGTTGCCGGGAAACGAGGAGAGATGCGCCCGGTGTCGCCCCGGCTGGCCGCCAACCTGATCTTGGGTTTCATCGCTGCCCTGGGCCACCAGCTTTTCTTTGAAAGCGATACGGATTTCGATCCGGCCAGCATCGCCAGCGCAGCCACGGAGATGATTCTCCAGGGTATCGGCGGCTAG
- a CDS encoding efflux RND transporter permease subunit, which translates to MNWLQALVRRPVAVTVAVLVAFIVGAVSLSRLQIDLLPDMNLPYAAVITTYQGAGPEEIEKSITKPLEDVLGTVQGVKNIQSYSMSGTSVVLLEFNWGQDMDFAALNMREKVDQTERFLPEAADKPMVMKFDPNMMPVMTLAMYGALDEQQLKDLAENTVKTRLERLDGVASVNITGGLEREIQVLVDPARLQLYGLSISQVVQALQAENSTFSAGKVSDAGKDVLVRVDGEFKDLDQIRQVTLTTAAGTVRLGDIAEVRDYHAERQNYALFNGRPAIGLSIQKQTSGNTVQIAHAVKQTVRELQKELPPGVTLEPVVDQSRYIESAINGVYRDMLYGGLLAMLIIFIFLRNFRATLVIGLTIPISVITTFVLLYFGKMTLNMMTLGGLSLGIGRMVDDAIVVFDNIYRHRQEGREAMAAAVSGTRQVTTAVVASTLTTVSVFLPIAFIEGLAREIFGPLALAVVCSLMASLAVSMTVTPTVAARLLAGTLPPEATTARSFWQSLVNGLWLARLSNAYSRFLNWALGHRKTVIAVVILIFAGSLALIPLVGVEFMPATDEGTINVSIELPKGSALEATAAVADQVVQVAQQQPEVQSIYQQIGSTGGRASFMSGETPEAASISINLVPLEERRRSSTDVAAAIRAQVRKIAGARINVTTSSSFGGAMSGAPVQVDIHGPDLERLKELANTAQQLVAAVPGAVGVENSLAKGRPQVEITVDREKAALYRLGAGQVGAVVATAVGGTVATRYRTGGDEYDIRVILPEASRRSIADLENLTVLSPLGVQVPLKEIASLKLDTTPSTINRYNQDRVASITANLSGTRPLADVLRDVRAQMARLELPPGYSIEYTGQNEMMTETFGQLGLAMVMAIILVYLVMAAQFESFFHPFIIMFSIPVSLTGVVLALLATGRTFNVVAFIGIIMLAGIVLSNAIVLVDYINILRREGVPRQEAILTAGRTRLRPILMTALTTILAMLPLATGIGEGAEMEAGLATAVIGGLLASTLLTLVLIPVLYTVLEDLGQRLARLLRPARRRQGVGV; encoded by the coding sequence ATGAACTGGCTTCAGGCACTGGTCAGGCGGCCGGTAGCGGTAACCGTGGCCGTACTGGTAGCGTTTATCGTGGGAGCCGTGTCCCTATCGCGCCTGCAGATAGACCTCCTGCCCGATATGAACCTGCCCTACGCCGCGGTGATTACCACCTACCAGGGTGCCGGGCCGGAAGAAATCGAAAAGAGCATTACTAAACCCCTGGAAGACGTCCTGGGCACGGTCCAGGGAGTCAAAAATATCCAATCATACAGTATGTCCGGCACATCCGTTGTCCTGCTGGAGTTTAACTGGGGCCAGGATATGGATTTTGCGGCCCTGAATATGCGGGAGAAAGTCGACCAGACGGAGCGCTTTTTACCAGAGGCCGCCGACAAACCGATGGTAATGAAGTTTGACCCCAACATGATGCCCGTAATGACCCTGGCCATGTACGGCGCCCTGGACGAGCAGCAGCTGAAAGACCTGGCGGAAAACACCGTCAAGACGCGCCTTGAGCGCCTGGACGGCGTCGCCTCGGTCAACATCACCGGCGGCCTGGAGCGCGAGATCCAGGTGCTGGTAGACCCGGCCCGGCTGCAGCTCTACGGCCTGTCCATCAGCCAGGTGGTCCAGGCCCTGCAGGCGGAGAACAGCACCTTTTCCGCCGGCAAGGTCAGCGATGCCGGCAAGGACGTTCTGGTTCGGGTCGATGGCGAGTTTAAAGACCTGGACCAGATCCGCCAGGTGACCCTGACCACCGCCGCGGGGACGGTGCGCCTGGGCGATATAGCGGAAGTGCGGGATTATCATGCCGAGCGGCAGAACTATGCCCTGTTCAACGGCCGGCCGGCCATCGGCCTGTCTATCCAGAAACAGACTAGCGGCAATACGGTGCAGATCGCCCATGCTGTAAAACAAACTGTCAGGGAACTGCAAAAGGAGCTGCCGCCGGGGGTAACCCTGGAGCCGGTTGTCGACCAGTCCCGTTACATCGAAAGCGCCATCAACGGCGTTTACCGGGATATGCTGTATGGCGGGCTGCTGGCCATGCTTATTATTTTCATTTTCCTGCGGAACTTCCGCGCCACCCTGGTCATCGGCCTCACCATTCCCATCTCGGTAATTACGACTTTTGTTCTGCTCTATTTTGGCAAGATGACCCTCAATATGATGACCCTGGGCGGTCTCTCCCTGGGCATAGGCCGCATGGTCGACGACGCCATTGTCGTCTTTGACAACATCTACCGCCACCGCCAGGAGGGCCGGGAAGCTATGGCAGCGGCCGTCTCGGGGACCCGGCAGGTGACCACGGCCGTGGTGGCCTCCACCCTGACTACCGTATCTGTCTTTTTGCCCATCGCCTTTATTGAGGGATTGGCGCGGGAAATCTTCGGCCCCCTGGCCCTGGCGGTGGTCTGCTCCCTGATGGCTTCCCTGGCAGTTTCCATGACCGTCACCCCCACTGTGGCAGCCCGCCTCCTGGCAGGCACCCTGCCACCGGAGGCCACGACAGCCCGGAGTTTCTGGCAGAGCCTGGTTAACGGTCTGTGGCTGGCGCGTTTAAGCAATGCTTACAGCCGCTTCCTGAACTGGGCCCTGGGACACCGTAAAACTGTAATTGCGGTGGTAATCCTTATTTTTGCTGGGAGCCTGGCGCTGATACCCCTGGTGGGGGTAGAGTTTATGCCTGCCACCGACGAAGGAACAATCAACGTATCCATCGAGCTCCCCAAAGGGTCGGCCCTGGAGGCCACCGCCGCGGTGGCCGACCAGGTGGTGCAGGTGGCCCAGCAACAGCCGGAGGTCCAGAGCATCTACCAGCAGATCGGCAGTACCGGCGGCAGGGCCAGCTTTATGAGCGGTGAGACGCCGGAGGCAGCCAGCATCAGCATCAACCTGGTACCGCTGGAGGAGCGCCGTCGCAGTTCGACCGACGTGGCAGCGGCTATCCGGGCGCAGGTCCGGAAAATTGCGGGCGCCAGGATTAACGTCACTACCTCTTCCAGCTTCGGTGGGGCGATGAGCGGCGCGCCGGTGCAGGTCGACATTCACGGACCCGACCTGGAGCGCCTGAAAGAGCTTGCTAATACGGCGCAACAGCTGGTGGCCGCCGTGCCGGGCGCGGTAGGCGTGGAAAACAGCCTGGCTAAAGGCCGGCCCCAGGTAGAGATCACCGTCGACCGGGAAAAGGCCGCCCTGTACCGGCTGGGGGCGGGGCAGGTCGGTGCGGTGGTGGCCACGGCCGTAGGCGGCACGGTAGCCACCCGCTACCGCACCGGCGGTGACGAATACGACATCCGCGTCATTCTGCCGGAAGCCAGCCGTCGCAGTATTGCCGACCTGGAGAATCTCACGGTTCTGTCCCCTCTGGGGGTACAGGTGCCTTTAAAAGAGATCGCCAGCCTCAAGCTGGACACCACTCCCAGCACCATCAACCGCTACAACCAGGACCGGGTGGCCAGCATCACCGCCAATTTGAGCGGGACGCGCCCCCTCGCGGACGTGCTGCGCGACGTCCGGGCGCAGATGGCCCGGCTGGAATTGCCCCCGGGCTACAGCATCGAGTATACCGGCCAGAACGAGATGATGACTGAGACCTTCGGCCAGCTGGGCCTGGCCATGGTTATGGCCATAATCCTGGTCTACCTGGTCATGGCCGCCCAGTTTGAATCCTTCTTCCACCCCTTTATCATTATGTTTTCCATCCCGGTGTCTTTAACAGGGGTGGTACTGGCTCTGCTGGCAACGGGAAGAACTTTCAACGTCGTCGCCTTTATCGGGATCATCATGCTGGCCGGCATTGTACTCTCCAACGCCATTGTCCTGGTGGACTACATCAACATCCTGAGGCGGGAAGGCGTGCCGCGGCAGGAGGCTATCTTGACGGCCGGCCGCACCCGCCTGCGGCCCATCCTGATGACGGCCCTGACCACAATCCTCGCCATGCTGCCTCTCGCTACCGGCATCGGCGAAGGGGCCGAAATGGAAGCCGGCCTGGCTACGGCCGTTATCGGCGGCCTCCTGGCATCTACGCTGCTGACCCTGGTCCTGATACCGGTATTGTATACCGTCTTAGAAGACCTGGGGCAGCGCCTGGCCCGCTTGCTGCGGCCGGCGCGGCGCCGGCAGGGGGTAGGGGTATAA
- a CDS encoding efflux RND transporter periplasmic adaptor subunit has protein sequence MRPKRNFAGVVLVLFLLAVTLGGCGKNTAGQVETPRVPVEVAPVKRGNIAQLARVTGIVQAGATVQVMAASAGKIKSVLVDVGDKVSRGQVIAELENSDLEARLQQAKANLEQARLGLDQADARVKQAEVKAELDETNLKRTQALFEQGAASQQQLDAARTAAAVSQEDLAVARAALAAAQAQVAAAEAAVRQAEVALENTYIKAPVSGEVAARLLEPGALAQGAVVTLVTSGERQVEIGVTEQDVNYLQPGREVTVEVPAAAESLKGRVASVSPAADELSRLFKVEVSLVNAKPAVRPGMAATVIYTTRQVKNALLVPKNAVIKRGAQDVVYTVVEGKAAGRVVTTGIADDKNVEIVKGLTDQDSIIVKGQDFVSEGQPVEVVNGGAGA, from the coding sequence GTGAGGCCAAAAAGGAACTTTGCCGGTGTTGTCCTTGTCCTTTTCCTCCTGGCTGTAACTTTAGGTGGCTGTGGTAAAAATACGGCAGGCCAGGTGGAAACACCCAGGGTGCCGGTGGAAGTGGCACCTGTCAAACGGGGAAATATCGCCCAGCTGGCCCGGGTTACCGGGATAGTTCAGGCCGGAGCCACCGTCCAGGTGATGGCCGCCAGCGCGGGGAAGATAAAGTCGGTTCTGGTGGATGTCGGCGATAAAGTCTCCCGGGGCCAGGTAATCGCCGAGCTGGAAAACAGCGACCTGGAAGCGCGCCTGCAGCAGGCAAAGGCGAACCTGGAGCAGGCGCGCCTCGGCTTGGACCAGGCTGACGCCCGGGTGAAGCAGGCGGAAGTCAAGGCGGAGCTGGATGAGACCAACCTGAAGCGCACCCAGGCGCTGTTTGAACAGGGCGCAGCATCCCAGCAGCAGCTGGACGCCGCCCGCACAGCCGCGGCCGTCAGCCAGGAAGACCTGGCTGTAGCCCGCGCCGCCCTGGCGGCCGCTCAGGCCCAGGTCGCCGCGGCCGAGGCGGCCGTGCGCCAGGCCGAAGTAGCCCTGGAGAATACATACATCAAGGCGCCGGTGAGCGGGGAAGTAGCGGCGCGCCTGCTGGAGCCCGGCGCCCTGGCCCAGGGGGCGGTGGTCACCCTGGTGACCTCCGGCGAACGCCAGGTGGAGATTGGCGTTACCGAACAGGATGTCAACTACCTCCAGCCGGGCCGGGAGGTTACTGTGGAGGTGCCGGCTGCGGCAGAATCCTTGAAGGGGAGGGTCGCCAGCGTCAGCCCGGCAGCCGACGAACTTTCCCGCCTTTTTAAAGTCGAGGTCAGCCTTGTCAACGCCAAGCCGGCTGTCAGGCCGGGTATGGCCGCCACAGTTATCTACACCACCAGGCAGGTCAAAAACGCCCTTCTGGTACCCAAAAACGCCGTTATCAAGCGCGGCGCCCAGGACGTGGTCTATACAGTCGTTGAAGGCAAGGCGGCAGGTCGGGTAGTCACCACCGGTATAGCTGACGATAAAAACGTCGAGATCGTCAAGGGCCTGACTGACCAGGACAGCATTATAGTAAAAGGCCAGGACTTCGTCAGCGAAGGCCAGCCGGTGGAAGTCGTAAACGGGGGTGCAGGGGCATGA
- a CDS encoding rod shape-determining protein yields the protein MFGLGHQDIGIDLGTATVLVYVQGKGIMLREPSVVAFNRDNGQIFAVGEEARRMLGRTPGNIIALRPLRDGVIADYDSTEKMLRYFIEKACGRQGLLRPRVMVCIPSGVTSVEERAVRQAALQAGARQAYVIEEPLAAALGAGLDIAEPSGSMVVDIGGGTTDIAVLSLGGIVCSNSLRVAGDKLDEAIVRYIRREHNLMIGERSAEELKINIGTAHPSSRAEASMDVRGRDLVTGLPKTVKITSREIYIAIQEPLQQITGAVKEVLEKTPPELAADLVNKGIVMTGGGSLLHGLDITLSEETGLPVHVADDPVSCVALGTGKALTMLDVLRQSNPSENRRPGR from the coding sequence ATGTTCGGCCTGGGTCATCAGGATATCGGCATCGATTTGGGGACAGCCACTGTTCTGGTATATGTGCAGGGTAAGGGGATTATGTTACGGGAACCTTCGGTGGTAGCCTTTAACCGGGATAACGGTCAGATTTTTGCCGTCGGGGAAGAAGCCCGGCGTATGCTTGGTCGGACACCGGGAAATATTATCGCCCTGCGCCCTTTGAGGGATGGGGTAATTGCCGACTACGACAGCACCGAAAAAATGTTGCGCTACTTTATAGAAAAAGCCTGCGGCCGCCAGGGACTGCTCCGGCCGCGGGTAATGGTCTGTATCCCCTCCGGGGTTACCAGCGTGGAGGAGCGGGCGGTCCGCCAGGCGGCCCTCCAGGCCGGGGCCAGGCAGGCCTATGTCATTGAAGAACCCCTGGCGGCGGCCCTGGGGGCCGGCCTGGACATTGCCGAACCCAGCGGTTCCATGGTGGTAGATATCGGCGGGGGGACCACCGACATCGCCGTTCTTTCCCTCGGGGGTATTGTCTGCAGCAATTCTTTACGGGTGGCCGGGGACAAGCTCGATGAAGCCATTGTCCGTTATATCCGCCGCGAGCACAACCTGATGATCGGCGAGCGTAGCGCCGAGGAGTTAAAAATCAACATTGGCACGGCCCATCCTTCGTCCCGGGCTGAAGCCAGTATGGATGTCCGCGGCCGCGACCTGGTAACCGGCCTGCCCAAGACGGTAAAGATCACTTCCAGGGAAATCTATATTGCCATCCAGGAGCCCCTGCAGCAGATAACCGGGGCAGTTAAAGAAGTGCTGGAAAAAACGCCGCCGGAACTGGCGGCGGACCTGGTGAACAAAGGCATCGTCATGACCGGCGGGGGCAGCCTCCTCCACGGCTTGGACATAACTTTAAGCGAAGAGACGGGACTGCCGGTGCATGTGGCCGACGATCCCGTCTCCTGTGTGGCCCTGGGGACAGGCAAAGCCCTGACCATGCTGGACGTCCTGCGGCAGAGCAACCCTTCAGAAAACCGGCGCCCGGGCCGGTGA
- the spoIIID gene encoding sporulation transcriptional regulator SpoIIID has product MQDYIQERVLQIAAYIVEYRCTVRQAATVFNVSKSTVHKDVTERLPRLNNNLAREVRAVLNANKAERHLRGGEATRKKYKEPRVS; this is encoded by the coding sequence ATGCAGGATTATATCCAGGAGAGGGTATTGCAAATAGCCGCCTACATTGTGGAGTACCGCTGTACTGTCCGCCAGGCGGCTACTGTTTTTAATGTCAGCAAAAGCACCGTGCACAAGGATGTTACCGAACGCCTGCCGCGCCTTAATAACAACCTGGCCCGGGAGGTACGAGCGGTGCTCAACGCCAACAAGGCCGAACGGCACCTGCGGGGTGGAGAAGCTACCAGGAAAAAATATAAAGAACCCCGGGTTTCCTGA
- a CDS encoding M23 family metallopeptidase has translation MLKILASWKKLLSRNPLAGQENLGRLERALKRRGLYLALLVLLFGGSYYLVTNDAVFKKPAVQTFTLAGQPAAPQGAPAPREPLAGSTTVPPELKEQTGAHAAPATASPSLALPVAGKIGKGYGFTYAPAFGDYRFHPGIDLEAPAGSEVKAAAAGVVKQVEHSNAWRYRLSIDLGNGYQLVYAHLSSIKVAKGDKVQAGTVLGELGDPGTAEAGTSAHLHLELLKNGKAIDPVSALQ, from the coding sequence ATGCTGAAGATTCTGGCCTCATGGAAAAAACTTTTATCACGGAACCCCCTGGCCGGGCAGGAAAACCTGGGACGGCTTGAGCGGGCATTAAAGCGTCGCGGCCTCTACCTGGCGCTGCTGGTCCTTCTCTTTGGCGGCAGCTACTACCTGGTTACCAACGACGCCGTGTTCAAAAAGCCCGCCGTCCAGACCTTCACCCTGGCCGGCCAACCGGCGGCCCCCCAGGGAGCGCCGGCGCCCCGGGAACCCCTTGCCGGCTCTACCACTGTACCGCCTGAACTCAAAGAGCAGACCGGGGCCCATGCTGCCCCGGCTACGGCTTCACCTTCCCTGGCCCTGCCCGTTGCCGGAAAAATAGGCAAGGGCTACGGCTTTACCTATGCCCCGGCCTTTGGCGATTACCGCTTCCACCCCGGTATAGACCTGGAAGCCCCTGCTGGCAGCGAGGTTAAAGCCGCCGCTGCCGGGGTAGTGAAGCAGGTAGAGCACAGCAACGCCTGGCGTTACCGCCTGAGCATCGACCTGGGCAACGGCTATCAGCTCGTCTATGCCCACTTAAGCAGCATCAAGGTCGCCAAGGGGGATAAGGTTCAGGCAGGTACCGTTTTGGGTGAGCTGGGTGATCCGGGCACGGCCGAAGCGGGGACCTCAGCCCACCTGCACCTGGAATTACTAAAAAACGGCAAAGCCATCGATCCGGTTTCCGCCCTGCAATAA
- the spoIID gene encoding stage II sporulation protein D: MRKVMGIFIILIFAAVIIVPAMIIEGIRLFQPPVQVQAGQQLVRVYFHQSDDIKIMPLEQYIIGVVAGEMPANFEPEALKAQAVAARTYTLKKIEEARNKPDDHHPSADICTDPAHCQAFAADDVLRQRWGFFNFWRYKSKIQEAVRATQGMVLTYQGKLIDPVYHANSGGRTESAAAVWGRDLPYLQSVSSPWDKEAPHYQATIAFTLEEMDRKLGVNLKAVPAAALAPSGGTAMKVLEKTATGRIKTIKIGNKTFAATELRQLLGLPSTDFTWQVQGDRIIFNTTGYGHGVGMSQYGANGMAREGKNFAEILTYYYRGVKIENR; this comes from the coding sequence ATGCGTAAAGTAATGGGCATTTTCATTATCCTTATTTTTGCGGCCGTAATTATCGTACCGGCCATGATTATCGAAGGTATACGTCTTTTTCAGCCGCCGGTCCAGGTCCAGGCGGGGCAACAACTGGTACGGGTCTACTTTCACCAGAGCGATGACATCAAGATCATGCCCCTGGAACAGTATATAATCGGGGTAGTAGCCGGGGAAATGCCGGCCAACTTTGAGCCGGAAGCCCTTAAAGCCCAGGCCGTGGCCGCTCGCACCTATACCCTCAAAAAGATAGAAGAAGCCAGGAACAAGCCCGACGACCACCATCCCAGCGCCGATATCTGCACCGACCCGGCCCACTGCCAGGCCTTTGCCGCTGATGACGTTTTGCGGCAACGCTGGGGTTTCTTTAATTTCTGGCGCTATAAAAGCAAAATCCAGGAAGCCGTCCGGGCCACCCAGGGGATGGTCCTGACCTACCAGGGCAAGCTCATTGACCCCGTCTACCATGCCAACAGCGGCGGCCGGACGGAAAGCGCTGCTGCCGTCTGGGGCCGGGACCTGCCCTACCTCCAGAGCGTATCCTCCCCCTGGGATAAGGAAGCCCCTCACTACCAGGCCACCATTGCCTTCACCCTGGAAGAAATGGACCGGAAGCTGGGGGTAAATCTCAAGGCCGTACCGGCGGCAGCTCTGGCTCCGTCCGGGGGTACGGCCATGAAGGTTCTGGAAAAGACCGCCACCGGCCGCATCAAGACCATAAAAATCGGTAACAAGACCTTTGCCGCCACCGAGTTACGACAGCTTCTGGGCCTGCCCTCAACCGATTTTACCTGGCAGGTCCAGGGGGACCGCATAATCTTCAATACTACCGGTTATGGCCACGGCGTAGGCATGAGCCAGTACGGCGCCAACGGTATGGCCAGGGAGGGTAAAAACTTCGCTGAGATTCTTACCTACTACTACCGGGGAGTAAAGATTGAAAACCGGTGA
- the murA gene encoding UDP-N-acetylglucosamine 1-carboxyvinyltransferase: MEAIVIQGRTRLQGRVAISGAKNAVLPIIAACLLTEDECYLEDIPRLADVDTMCEVIGEMGAEVYPEGVKNLRVAAASLKKVEPPYEFVRRMRASFLVMGPLLARLGRVRVSLPGGCAIGARPIDLHLKGMAALGASIHVNNGNVEAEAGRLKGASIYLDFPSVGATENIMMAAALAEGTTIIENAAGEPEIVDLANFINAMGGRISGAGTRVIKIEGVRELHGARHAVIPDRVEAGTFMIAAAATGGDVFLENVISTHLKAVMAKLAEAGAELSEEDGGIRVRAELPLKAVDIKTMPYPGFPTDMQAQFMALLTTARGSSVVTETVFENRFMHVNELKRMGASIFIEGHCAVVKGREKLTGAPVKATDLRAGAALVIAGLMAEGETVISCVHHIDRGYEDLVGKLQALGAKISREER, translated from the coding sequence TTGGAGGCAATCGTCATTCAAGGCCGGACGCGCCTTCAGGGACGGGTAGCCATCAGCGGCGCCAAAAATGCTGTGCTACCCATTATTGCAGCCTGCCTGCTTACTGAGGATGAATGTTACCTGGAGGATATTCCCCGCCTGGCTGATGTAGATACCATGTGCGAGGTTATTGGCGAAATGGGGGCCGAAGTTTACCCCGAAGGGGTAAAGAATTTAAGGGTGGCCGCCGCATCTTTAAAGAAAGTAGAGCCACCCTATGAATTTGTCCGCCGCATGCGGGCTTCCTTCCTGGTTATGGGGCCGCTCTTGGCGCGCCTGGGCCGGGTGAGGGTATCCCTGCCCGGCGGTTGTGCCATAGGCGCCAGGCCCATTGACCTCCATCTTAAAGGCATGGCCGCCCTGGGGGCCAGCATTCATGTCAACAACGGCAACGTTGAGGCCGAGGCCGGGCGCCTGAAGGGAGCGTCCATTTACCTGGATTTTCCCAGCGTCGGGGCAACGGAAAACATCATGATGGCCGCCGCCCTGGCCGAAGGGACGACGATCATTGAGAACGCCGCCGGCGAGCCCGAGATCGTCGACCTGGCCAACTTCATCAACGCCATGGGCGGGCGTATCAGCGGCGCCGGTACCAGGGTTATCAAGATCGAAGGTGTCAGGGAACTCCACGGCGCCCGCCACGCAGTCATTCCCGACCGGGTAGAGGCCGGCACCTTCATGATCGCCGCAGCCGCCACCGGGGGCGATGTGTTCCTGGAAAACGTCATCTCCACTCATTTGAAGGCCGTCATGGCCAAGCTGGCGGAAGCCGGAGCCGAACTTTCCGAGGAGGACGGCGGTATCAGGGTGCGGGCGGAACTGCCCCTGAAGGCTGTAGACATCAAGACCATGCCTTATCCCGGCTTTCCCACGGACATGCAGGCCCAGTTCATGGCCCTTCTTACGACGGCCCGGGGCAGCAGCGTCGTCACCGAGACGGTCTTTGAAAACCGCTTCATGCATGTCAATGAGCTAAAGCGCATGGGAGCCAGCATCTTCATCGAGGGCCATTGCGCCGTGGTGAAAGGCAGGGAAAAGCTTACCGGGGCGCCGGTCAAGGCCACTGACCTGCGGGCCGGTGCCGCCCTGGTTATAGCCGGACTTATGGCTGAGGGAGAGACGGTGATTTCCTGCGTCCATCATATTGACCGGGGCTATGAGGACCTGGTGGGCAAACTCCAGGCCCTGGGAGCGAAGATAAGCCGGGAAGAAAGGTAG
- a CDS encoding YwmB family TATA-box binding protein, with protein sequence MRRFLFNSLPFHFKTVLLILFLLSFTGGLALARHLLLPGARELFAAGRNATSISRAVDGKDQAPHLLFNAFIAGGARLDTMALEAWGSLNSTFMDSEALGEMAGRTAAALGLEEITSFTRQDDAGFHALYWEGEMQPGVALFFSLQSLAGTGEGGETYLLINVEGRPRQGEGEMLAWQEMVKAAFRSWQVEPHFIYTLTGVIPGKLSPAEREQRARAVLDALKAEKVEGVEDEELLSISAYSPWLPRSLEVAGRPVNANVALRYHATDGNTYMHLGSPLLGGEY encoded by the coding sequence TTGCGTCGGTTTTTATTTAATTCTCTTCCTTTTCATTTTAAAACTGTCCTGTTAATCCTTTTCCTCCTGAGCTTCACCGGAGGCCTGGCCCTGGCCAGGCACCTGTTATTGCCGGGGGCGCGGGAACTCTTCGCTGCAGGTAGAAACGCTACCAGTATCAGCCGGGCTGTGGACGGGAAGGACCAGGCACCTCACCTTTTGTTTAACGCCTTTATCGCCGGCGGAGCCCGTCTGGATACCATGGCCCTGGAAGCATGGGGCAGCCTCAATTCTACTTTTATGGACAGCGAGGCCCTCGGCGAGATGGCCGGACGGACGGCAGCCGCCCTGGGGCTGGAGGAAATAACAAGTTTTACCAGGCAGGATGACGCCGGTTTCCACGCCCTGTACTGGGAAGGGGAAATGCAGCCGGGGGTGGCCCTGTTTTTTTCTCTCCAGAGCCTGGCCGGAACGGGGGAGGGGGGCGAGACCTACCTCCTCATCAACGTAGAAGGCCGGCCCCGGCAGGGTGAAGGGGAGATGCTGGCCTGGCAGGAAATGGTGAAGGCGGCCTTCCGCTCCTGGCAGGTGGAGCCCCACTTTATCTACACCCTGACAGGCGTTATTCCCGGAAAACTTTCACCAGCGGAAAGGGAGCAGCGGGCCAGGGCCGTCCTGGACGCCCTTAAGGCTGAAAAGGTAGAGGGCGTGGAAGATGAGGAACTCCTCTCCATCAGCGCCTATTCCCCCTGGTTACCACGTTCCCTGGAAGTTGCCGGTCGTCCGGTAAACGCTAACGTGGCCCTGCGTTACCACGCCACCGACGGCAACACCTATATGCATTTAGGATCTCCCCTTTTAGGTGGCGAGTATTAG
- a CDS encoding F0F1 ATP synthase subunit epsilon, producing the protein MAPLKLEVITPERVTLKTEAEGVIAPGILGYLGILPGHAPLITPLKAGVVTYRQQGGGEERLAVSGGFLEAGPEHVVILADTAEKAAEIDVERARQAKARAEKRLRERPPGLDVARAEAALQRATARLKAAGAL; encoded by the coding sequence ATGGCCCCTCTGAAATTGGAGGTTATTACTCCCGAGAGGGTGACCTTAAAGACGGAGGCTGAAGGCGTTATCGCGCCGGGCATCCTGGGCTACCTGGGCATTTTGCCCGGCCATGCTCCCCTCATTACCCCCCTTAAGGCCGGGGTGGTAACCTATCGCCAGCAAGGCGGCGGGGAGGAGCGCCTGGCTGTATCGGGCGGTTTCCTGGAAGCCGGACCGGAGCATGTGGTCATCCTGGCGGATACGGCGGAAAAAGCCGCCGAAATCGACGTAGAGCGGGCGCGCCAGGCGAAAGCGAGGGCGGAAAAGCGCCTCCGGGAACGGCCGCCCGGCCTGGATGTGGCCCGGGCTGAGGCCGCCCTGCAGCGGGCTACGGCTCGCCTCAAGGCCGCGGGCGCCCTGTGA